From the genome of Emys orbicularis isolate rEmyOrb1 chromosome 17, rEmyOrb1.hap1, whole genome shotgun sequence, one region includes:
- the LOC135890910 gene encoding tricarboxylate transport protein, mitochondrial-like, with product MCAQPAVPRAGAAASATAGTKLTHPGKAILAGGIAGGIEICITFPTEYVKTQLQLDERANPPRYRSIGHCVRLTIQEHGVKGLYRGLSSLLYGSIPKSAVRFGMFEFLSNIAKDSNGKLDNKRSLLCGLGAGVAEAVLVVCPMETIKVKFIHDQSSSNPKYKGFFQGVREIVREQGLRGTYQGLTATVLKQGSNQAIRFFVMTSLRNWYLGDNPHKKMNPFITAAFGATAGAASVFGNTPLDVIKTRMQGLEAHKYKNTLDCAYQILKKEGLLAFYKGTVPRLGRVCLDVAIVFVIYEEVVNVLNKVWKTA from the exons GTGGCATTGCTGGAGGTATTGAAATCTGTATCACCTTTCCCACAGAATACGTAAAAACACAATTACAATTGGATGAAAGAGCAAATCCCCCTCGGTATAGAAGCATTG GTCACTGTGTGAGGCTAACCATTCAGGAACATGGTGTGAAGGGTCTTTACAGGGGCCTAAGTTCTTTGTTATATGGCTCTATTCCAAAATCTGCTGTCAG GTTTGGAATGTTTGAGTTCCTCAGCAATATTGCAAAGGATTCAAATGGGAAACTAGACAACAAAAGGAGTTTACTTTGTGGCCTTGGAGCTGGTGTTGCAGAAGCTGTCCTAGTAGTCTGTCCAATGGAAACTATAAAG GTGAAGTTCATTCATGATCAGTCCTCTTCAAATCCAAAGTACAAAGGGTTTTTCCAAGGTGTCCGTGAGATTGTTCGGGAACAAG GCTTACGTGGAACATATCAGGGGCTGACAGCTACTGTCCTCAAACAAGGTTCAAACCAGGCTATCCGTTTCTTTGTGATGACTTCCCTTCGAAATTGGTATCTAG GTGATAATCCCCACAAAAAGATGAATCCATTTATTACAGCTGCATTTGGTGCTACTGCAGGTGCAGCCAGTGTCTTTGGCAATACTCCATTAGATGTCATCAAAACCAGGATGCAG GGCCTGGAAGCccataaatataaaaatacactAGATTGTGCCTATCAGATCCTCAAAAAGGAGGGCTTATTAGC ATTTTACAAAGGAACAGTTCCCCGTCTTGGCCGAGTCTGTTTGGATGTAGCAATTGTGTTTGTTATTTATGAAGAAGTGGTCAATGTTCTCAACAAGGTCTGGAAAACTGCCTGA